A stretch of Alkalicella caledoniensis DNA encodes these proteins:
- a CDS encoding sulfide/dihydroorotate dehydrogenase-like FAD/NAD-binding protein, whose translation MNKILQKQVLAPTLKQIIVEAPLIAKKAKAGQFVILRIHEKGERIPLTIADYDRDNGTITMIFQEVGSSTKRLGLLEIGDEILDLVGPLGQPTEHPAGAKRIVCVGGGVGVAPVYPEAKELHESGVEIISIVGARNEELLFYLDNMKAVSKELHVTTDDGSKGRKGFVTDVLKELIESDKGIDAVIAIGPMPMMKAVSDLTKNYGLKTIVSLNSLMVDGTGMCGGCRVTIGNETKFACIDGPAFDAHEVDFIEQMRRLRMYQIEEKVEDCRCGEGME comes from the coding sequence ATGAATAAGATTCTGCAAAAACAGGTTTTAGCACCTACTCTAAAGCAGATCATAGTGGAAGCACCACTTATTGCTAAGAAGGCTAAGGCTGGACAATTTGTTATTTTGAGGATTCATGAAAAAGGAGAAAGAATTCCTCTGACCATTGCAGACTATGACAGAGATAATGGAACAATCACTATGATTTTTCAGGAAGTTGGATCTTCTACTAAAAGGTTGGGCCTTTTGGAAATTGGTGACGAGATCCTAGACTTAGTTGGACCTTTGGGTCAACCGACTGAACATCCTGCCGGTGCAAAACGTATTGTTTGCGTAGGTGGAGGTGTAGGAGTTGCTCCTGTGTACCCAGAAGCGAAAGAGTTACATGAATCTGGTGTAGAAATTATTTCAATTGTTGGTGCTAGAAACGAAGAATTATTATTTTATTTAGATAACATGAAAGCAGTAAGTAAGGAACTACACGTGACCACTGACGATGGTAGTAAGGGTAGAAAAGGCTTTGTTACAGATGTCTTAAAGGAATTGATTGAGTCAGATAAGGGAATAGATGCTGTTATTGCCATAGGCCCTATGCCTATGATGAAGGCAGTTAGTGACTTGACAAAGAATTATGGACTTAAAACTATAGTTAGTTTGAATTCACTTATGGTAGATGGAACGGGAATGTGTGGTGGTTGCAGGGTGACCATTGGAAACGAAACTAAATTCGCTTGTATTGATGGGCCTGCTTTCGATGCCCACGAAGTTGACTTTATAGAACAAATGAGACGTTTGAGAATGTACCAGATAGAGGAGAAGGTAGAAGATTGCAGATGTGGGGAGGGGATGGAATAA
- the amaP gene encoding alkaline shock response membrane anchor protein AmaP translates to MLFKQILGILLSLFVLLAAGLMFVISLDVGVLPQRGLDFLTNIQGVRELAFIFFGIIVLAIMYLVLNFKGKGQPTSILIPSELGEVRISLETIDSLVHQGTKGVKGIKDLKTRIVVREGGLFIYVKAVLYGDRNIPELSQTMQGVIGDHVFKISGVNVTEVKVLIENVATDIKARVS, encoded by the coding sequence ATGCTATTTAAACAGATACTAGGTATTTTACTCTCTTTGTTTGTTCTTTTGGCTGCGGGCTTAATGTTCGTTATTTCACTAGATGTAGGTGTTTTACCACAAAGGGGCTTGGATTTTTTAACTAATATACAAGGGGTGAGGGAGCTTGCTTTCATCTTCTTCGGTATTATTGTTCTGGCAATAATGTATTTAGTGCTAAATTTTAAAGGAAAGGGGCAACCCACATCCATACTAATTCCCTCAGAGCTAGGAGAAGTTAGGATATCCTTAGAGACAATTGATAGCCTTGTGCACCAGGGAACTAAAGGGGTTAAAGGTATCAAAGATTTAAAAACTAGAATTGTTGTCAGAGAAGGTGGATTATTTATCTATGTAAAGGCTGTATTGTACGGAGACAGGAATATCCCTGAGCTCAGTCAAACAATGCAAGGGGTTATTGGAGACCACGTTTTTAAAATTTCTGGGGTAAACGTCACCGAAGTAAAAGTATTAATAGAAAATGTAGCCACTGATATCAAGGCTAGGGTTAGCTAA
- the spoIIIAD gene encoding stage III sporulation protein AD — protein MDIIQIVAFGLISTVIIILIKQQKPEIAMQITLAAGAMIFLALAGSIYTVMKTFEELAYKADLNMIFLGTMLRIIGIAYVTEFGAQVCRDAGEGTIANKVEFAGKIMMILLAVPIISTILNTLIYILP, from the coding sequence GTGGATATTATACAAATTGTGGCTTTTGGCTTAATTTCTACAGTTATTATTATTCTTATCAAGCAACAAAAACCGGAAATAGCCATGCAGATAACTTTAGCTGCAGGGGCCATGATTTTTCTGGCCTTGGCAGGTTCCATTTACACAGTAATGAAAACCTTCGAGGAACTGGCATATAAGGCAGATTTAAATATGATTTTTTTGGGAACCATGCTCAGAATCATAGGAATTGCTTATGTTACAGAGTTTGGGGCACAGGTATGTAGAGATGCGGGAGAAGGAACCATAGCAAACAAGGTTGAATTTGCAGGTAAAATAATGATGATTTTGCTGGCTGTACCAATTATAAGTACAATACTTAACACTTTGATTTACATATTGCCCTAA
- the spoIIIAB gene encoding stage III sporulation protein SpoIIIAB, whose amino-acid sequence MFKLVGAVCIVFATSSYGFQKAKNFRNRTEELRLFQDGLSMLQTEVTYGLTPLPEALRKIGKIVKAPVGDFFQEVFSKLMRGDGNLFTSYWDETLDSFPTALNQEDKEIIRNLGYSLGRSSVSEQKKHIDITLKQLYTAERESKEQCAKNEKMWKYLGFFSGLALVLVLL is encoded by the coding sequence ATGTTTAAACTTGTGGGTGCTGTATGTATTGTTTTTGCTACAAGTAGCTATGGTTTTCAAAAGGCTAAGAATTTTAGAAATAGAACTGAAGAGCTGAGGCTTTTCCAAGATGGGCTTTCCATGCTGCAAACAGAGGTTACATATGGTCTGACTCCCTTACCTGAAGCTTTGAGGAAAATCGGCAAGATAGTTAAGGCACCTGTAGGCGATTTTTTTCAAGAAGTTTTTTCTAAACTCATGAGGGGAGATGGAAACCTCTTTACAAGCTATTGGGATGAAACTCTAGACAGTTTTCCTACGGCCCTTAATCAAGAAGATAAAGAGATAATTAGAAATCTTGGATACAGTCTTGGGAGAAGTAGTGTATCTGAGCAAAAGAAGCATATTGATATTACTCTAAAGCAACTATATACGGCTGAAAGGGAAAGTAAAGAGCAGTGCGCTAAAAACGAAAAAATGTGGAAGTATCTTGGCTTTTTTTCAGGATTGGCCTTAGTTTTAGTACTGTTATAA
- a CDS encoding CD1247 N-terminal domain-containing protein: MAELKEKISYIQGLADGLNIDDKSAEGKVLVHMLEVLEDMAEIIEDIDVSQAELEDYVEAIDEDLAELETDFLETEVSGCCGHDHDEDEYLDDEYLDELDDIDLEDDEDVEVECPHCGELVYVEEDDLADEELEILCPSCNLVVFESNDELEEEEIF, encoded by the coding sequence ATGGCTGAGCTTAAAGAGAAAATTTCTTACATTCAAGGACTTGCAGATGGTTTGAACATCGATGATAAAAGTGCAGAGGGTAAAGTTTTAGTACACATGCTAGAGGTCTTAGAGGATATGGCTGAAATTATCGAAGATATTGATGTAAGTCAAGCAGAACTTGAGGATTATGTAGAAGCTATAGATGAAGATTTAGCAGAGCTTGAGACTGACTTTTTAGAAACTGAAGTTAGTGGATGTTGTGGTCATGACCATGATGAAGATGAATATCTAGATGATGAGTATTTAGATGAGCTAGACGATATAGACTTAGAAGATGATGAAGACGTAGAAGTAGAGTGCCCACACTGTGGGGAATTAGTATATGTAGAAGAAGACGACCTAGCAGACGAAGAATTAGAGATTCTATGTCCATCATGCAACTTAGTAGTATTTGAAAGCAATGACGAATTAGAAGAAGAAGAGATATTCTAA
- the folD gene encoding bifunctional methylenetetrahydrofolate dehydrogenase/methenyltetrahydrofolate cyclohydrolase FolD, whose protein sequence is MAGTLIDGKLIAKKVRGDIQKRVDKLKEKGVTPGLAVVLVGHDPASQAYVGMKEKTCIKLGIHSEVYRLAEETTQEELLGLITKLNNDPKINGILVQLPLPKHIDEGKVLDTIDPEKDVDGFHSINVGNLVIGKDAFVPCTPYGVIVMLEESGVELTGKHVVVVGRSNIVGKPVATLALQRHATVTIAHSRTKNLPEITRQADILIVAVGRANMITKEMVREGTVVIDVGINRVETGLVGDVDFEGVKEVAAQITPVPGGVGPMTITMLMHNTVLSAERR, encoded by the coding sequence ATGGCTGGTACTTTAATTGATGGTAAACTGATAGCCAAGAAAGTTAGGGGAGATATCCAAAAAAGAGTAGATAAACTAAAGGAAAAAGGGGTTACTCCAGGTCTTGCAGTTGTACTTGTTGGACATGACCCTGCTTCTCAAGCTTATGTGGGTATGAAAGAAAAAACCTGCATAAAATTAGGAATTCACTCAGAAGTTTACAGGTTAGCAGAGGAAACCACACAAGAGGAACTTCTGGGGTTAATTACTAAGCTTAACAACGACCCTAAAATTAACGGAATCCTTGTTCAATTACCACTACCTAAACATATAGATGAAGGTAAAGTCTTAGACACTATAGACCCCGAAAAAGATGTTGATGGATTTCATAGTATAAATGTTGGGAATCTAGTAATAGGGAAAGATGCATTTGTGCCTTGTACACCCTATGGAGTTATAGTTATGCTTGAAGAATCTGGAGTTGAACTAACGGGCAAGCATGTGGTTGTTGTGGGTAGAAGCAACATAGTAGGTAAACCTGTTGCAACACTAGCTCTTCAACGCCATGCAACTGTAACAATAGCCCATTCAAGAACTAAAAATCTCCCAGAAATAACTAGGCAGGCAGATATTTTAATCGTGGCTGTGGGGAGAGCTAATATGATTACAAAGGAAATGGTAAGGGAAGGAACAGTTGTTATTGATGTGGGAATTAACAGGGTAGAAACTGGACTAGTTGGAGATGTGGATTTTGAAGGAGTAAAAGAAGTAGCTGCTCAAATAACACCAGTTCCTGGCGGTGTAGGTCCTATGACAATTACAATGTTGATGCACAATACAGTACTATCAGCAGAAAGAAGGTAA
- the spoIIIAC gene encoding stage III sporulation protein AC, whose translation MPNINLIFQIAGLGVLIAIFSIVLEQAQKKEHGQMLTLVGVIVVLLIVIQLIAELFTTIRTIFNM comes from the coding sequence ATGCCAAACATTAACTTGATTTTTCAGATTGCGGGCTTAGGAGTTCTAATTGCGATTTTTAGTATAGTTTTGGAACAAGCACAGAAAAAAGAACATGGGCAGATGCTTACATTAGTGGGGGTTATAGTTGTTTTATTGATAGTAATTCAGCTCATCGCTGAGCTCTTCACTACCATTAGAACTATATTTAATATGTAG
- the nusB gene encoding transcription antitermination factor NusB: MSRKLARELAFQGLYQLDITKEPAKQVIKNILEENELKDIDYFTTIITGVEDKKSSIDEAIQKYTKKWKVERLSKVDKAILRLATYEMQYKEDVPNIVAINEAVELAKNFSNAESPKFINGVLDEIRKEMEEGK, translated from the coding sequence ATGTCTAGAAAACTTGCTAGGGAGTTGGCTTTTCAAGGATTATATCAATTAGATATAACCAAGGAGCCAGCTAAACAAGTTATAAAAAACATATTAGAAGAGAACGAATTAAAGGATATTGATTACTTTACAACAATTATTACAGGTGTAGAGGATAAAAAAAGTAGCATCGACGAAGCCATACAAAAATATACGAAAAAATGGAAGGTTGAACGCCTTTCAAAGGTTGACAAAGCAATTCTACGTTTGGCCACATACGAAATGCAATATAAAGAAGATGTGCCAAATATTGTTGCAATAAACGAAGCTGTTGAGCTTGCAAAAAACTTTAGCAATGCTGAATCACCTAAGTTTATAAATGGTGTACTAGATGAAATTCGTAAGGAAATGGAAGAAGGTAAGTAA
- the gltA gene encoding NADPH-dependent glutamate synthase, translated as MAGTKKNPMPCQPGEERVKNFLEVALGYDEDVAINEAKRCIQCKNPKCVSGCPVGIEIPKFIEKIAEGDFQGAIDTLKEKNSLPAICGRVCPQEEQCEKVCIVGIKNEPVGIGRLERFAADWERKNRKEQSKISNTEGKKVAIVGSGPAGLTCAGELAKMGYQVTIFEAFHQAGGVLMYGIPEFRLPKEIVQEEINALLNLGVELKTNVVIGQTITIKELMEEEGYEAVFVGSGAGLPYFLNIPGENLNGVYSANEFLTRVNLMRAYLHPQWDTPVKVGKKVAVVGAGNVAMDAARTAKRLGAEDVYIVYRRSEDEMPARIEEIHHAKEEGIDFRLLTNPMEVLGNSEGWVTGLKCLKMELGEPDSSGRRRPVPIENSEFELDVDVVIIAIGQGPNPLIPRSTPELQTSKWGNITADESTGNTSMEGVFAGGDVVTGAATVIKAMGAGKNAAVAMDQYIKNK; from the coding sequence ATGGCTGGAACTAAGAAGAACCCCATGCCCTGTCAACCTGGTGAAGAGAGGGTAAAAAACTTTTTAGAAGTTGCCCTAGGATACGACGAAGATGTTGCTATAAATGAAGCTAAAAGATGTATCCAGTGTAAAAATCCTAAATGTGTTTCAGGATGCCCTGTAGGAATTGAAATACCAAAATTTATAGAAAAGATAGCTGAAGGTGATTTCCAGGGAGCCATTGATACACTTAAAGAAAAAAATTCACTGCCAGCAATTTGTGGTAGGGTTTGTCCTCAGGAAGAACAGTGTGAAAAAGTTTGTATTGTTGGTATAAAAAATGAACCAGTGGGTATTGGACGCTTAGAAAGATTTGCTGCTGACTGGGAGAGGAAAAATCGCAAAGAACAATCCAAAATATCAAACACAGAAGGTAAGAAAGTTGCCATAGTTGGATCCGGGCCTGCTGGATTAACATGTGCAGGAGAATTAGCTAAGATGGGCTATCAAGTTACTATATTTGAAGCGTTCCACCAGGCAGGTGGCGTACTTATGTATGGAATACCAGAATTCAGGTTGCCTAAAGAGATTGTACAAGAAGAGATTAACGCTCTTTTGAATCTTGGTGTAGAGCTTAAAACCAATGTAGTAATTGGTCAAACTATAACAATAAAAGAGCTTATGGAAGAAGAAGGCTATGAAGCTGTTTTTGTTGGTTCTGGAGCGGGTTTACCATATTTTTTAAACATACCTGGTGAAAACCTAAATGGTGTATATTCTGCAAATGAGTTTTTAACAAGGGTTAACCTAATGCGGGCATACCTGCACCCACAGTGGGATACACCTGTTAAAGTTGGTAAAAAGGTAGCTGTAGTAGGAGCAGGTAACGTTGCCATGGATGCTGCTAGAACAGCAAAGAGGTTAGGAGCTGAGGATGTTTATATAGTTTATAGGAGATCAGAAGATGAAATGCCTGCAAGAATAGAGGAGATTCATCATGCTAAAGAAGAAGGTATTGATTTCAGGCTACTGACAAACCCTATGGAAGTTTTAGGAAACTCTGAAGGCTGGGTAACTGGGTTGAAGTGTTTAAAAATGGAATTAGGAGAACCTGATTCCTCTGGTAGAAGAAGACCAGTGCCAATTGAAAATTCTGAGTTTGAATTAGATGTGGATGTTGTAATAATAGCCATAGGCCAGGGACCTAACCCACTAATTCCAAGATCTACCCCAGAGCTTCAAACGTCTAAATGGGGTAATATTACTGCAGACGAGTCAACAGGAAACACTTCCATGGAAGGTGTATTCGCCGGTGGTGATGTTGTAACTGGGGCAGCCACCGTTATCAAAGCCATGGGTGCAGGGAAAAATGCAGCTGTTGCCATGGATCAATATATTAAAAATAAATAA
- the spoIIIAA gene encoding stage III sporulation protein AA, with product MENSFTQILMYFPSDIRPYVEQMLTKHPETLEEIRIRINRPLSFLIAGKEIHNLGTTVIDKETLEKIFHIITNYSYYSVEQELQNGYITIPGGHRIGICGKAVVEQGKIKTLVDINSLNFRLARQKKGVADKVLPYLFNNREFLSTIILSPPNCGKTTLLRDIIRNLAGTAKYHYKVAVIDERSELGGCYKGIPQLDLGLRSDIVDGCPKRDGMIMMIRAMSPHIVATDELGKKEDVEALEYAITAGVKVLTTVHGHDLHDLKKKPYFDHILHLKLFKRLVIMSNKKGMGTIEDIYSLETGKSVLGGVLNV from the coding sequence ATGGAAAATTCTTTTACACAGATTCTTATGTATTTTCCCAGTGACATAAGGCCATATGTGGAACAAATGCTTACTAAACATCCCGAGACACTTGAGGAAATAAGGATTAGGATAAACCGCCCACTATCTTTTCTAATTGCAGGTAAGGAAATACATAATTTAGGAACAACAGTAATTGATAAAGAAACCCTAGAGAAGATATTTCATATTATCACAAATTATTCATATTACTCCGTGGAGCAAGAACTGCAAAATGGTTACATAACTATACCAGGGGGACACCGTATAGGCATATGCGGTAAAGCTGTTGTTGAGCAAGGAAAAATTAAAACATTAGTGGATATAAACAGCTTAAATTTTAGGCTTGCAAGGCAAAAAAAAGGTGTTGCAGATAAGGTTTTGCCGTATCTATTTAATAACAGGGAATTTTTAAGCACTATAATTCTTTCACCACCAAACTGCGGGAAAACTACTTTGCTTAGGGATATAATTAGGAATTTAGCTGGGACCGCAAAATACCATTACAAAGTTGCAGTAATAGATGAAAGATCAGAGCTTGGGGGCTGTTACAAAGGTATCCCTCAGCTAGACCTAGGCTTGAGAAGTGACATCGTTGATGGGTGCCCTAAAAGAGATGGCATGATAATGATGATAAGGGCAATGTCTCCGCACATAGTTGCCACAGATGAGTTAGGTAAAAAAGAAGATGTGGAAGCACTGGAGTATGCCATTACAGCAGGGGTTAAGGTGCTAACAACGGTACACGGTCATGACCTACATGACCTGAAGAAAAAACCTTACTTTGATCATATTCTCCATCTAAAGCTTTTTAAAAGGTTGGTGATAATGTCCAACAAAAAAGGAATGGGAACCATAGAAGATATTTATAGTCTAGAAACGGGTAAAAGTGTATTAGGAGGGGTGTTAAATGTTTAA
- a CDS encoding SpoIIIAH-like family protein, which translates to MTDKKFTIRAMKLTDLKTWGIVLAIVLILAIGIGSFIGFGSFFSSEKNDSKGEDQDVFLQDPEDEDNWKLERSEEFFVEYRLERERVRSKELDLLQQMINNPNTSSDSKREAELKVMQLKELMELELNVESSLVALGYNHAILFFQNGNANVVVNAEALTREEKAHIAEIVSKATGVERYQVTITEKGN; encoded by the coding sequence GTGACAGATAAAAAGTTTACAATACGGGCAATGAAATTAACTGACTTGAAAACTTGGGGTATAGTATTGGCAATAGTGTTAATATTAGCAATTGGCATAGGCAGCTTTATAGGGTTTGGCTCGTTCTTTAGTAGCGAAAAAAATGATAGCAAAGGAGAAGATCAAGACGTCTTTTTACAAGACCCAGAGGACGAAGACAACTGGAAGCTTGAAAGATCAGAAGAATTCTTTGTTGAGTACCGTTTAGAAAGGGAACGGGTAAGAAGCAAGGAACTTGATTTACTGCAACAAATGATAAACAACCCAAATACCAGTAGTGATTCAAAGCGGGAAGCAGAACTTAAGGTAATGCAGTTAAAAGAACTTATGGAATTAGAACTAAATGTTGAAAGCTCTTTAGTGGCCCTTGGTTATAATCACGCCATACTTTTCTTTCAAAATGGAAATGCAAATGTTGTGGTAAATGCCGAAGCATTAACTAGGGAAGAAAAGGCTCATATAGCAGAGATTGTTAGTAAAGCAACGGGTGTAGAGAGATATCAGGTAACAATAACTGAAAAAGGTAATTAA
- a CDS encoding Asp23/Gls24 family envelope stress response protein yields the protein MEHNFTVQQGNGTVRIADEVVSIIAGIAATDIKGVAGMSGGIAGGFAEMLGKKNLSKGVKVNVGDTEATIDLYIIVEYGFKIPEVSEQIQIAVKQNVETMTGLNVLEINVHVQGVRIQGLNTDKEKEEMKLK from the coding sequence ATGGAACACAATTTTACTGTACAACAGGGAAATGGAACAGTTAGGATCGCTGATGAAGTTGTTTCTATAATTGCAGGTATAGCTGCTACTGACATCAAAGGAGTAGCAGGAATGAGTGGTGGAATAGCAGGCGGTTTTGCTGAGATGCTAGGTAAAAAGAACCTTTCTAAGGGTGTTAAAGTTAATGTTGGTGACACTGAAGCTACCATTGACTTATATATTATTGTAGAATATGGATTTAAAATACCTGAGGTTAGTGAACAAATTCAAATAGCTGTTAAACAAAACGTTGAAACAATGACTGGATTAAATGTATTAGAAATCAATGTTCATGTACAAGGTGTTAGAATTCAGGGTCTAAACACCGACAAAGAAAAAGAAGAAATGAAACTTAAATAA
- the spoIIIAE gene encoding stage III sporulation protein AE gives MKRVIIITLGIILLFSLNVMAEEVESEYIDLTEIEGYWYQLEEEFGQYVPTLNIREMLRGEQSIPLSIGELFKNVTSFLFREVVANFRLMGQLIILAVLAALLENLKSAFAQDTVAKLAQGVVFLVLFTIAINSFRLALDLGRGVIDNMIDTMQALIPLLLTLMAGMGSVTSVALFKPLVFLIVNLGSIVIKNVVFPMIFLATILYMVDNISNYKLNKLAGFLKDASMYILGFTLICFVGVTAIQGVGAAVVDGVGIKTGKFAAKVFIPVVGGLFADAFETVVGASLVLKSAVSVYGLVLVLMISIFPLIKIIAMTLIYRLTAAILQPLGDTPIVKTLETMGNCLTFMFIAVLASSVMYFMTLAIIMGAGNITQMIR, from the coding sequence ATGAAAAGAGTCATCATCATAACCTTAGGAATAATACTGCTATTTAGCTTAAACGTAATGGCTGAGGAAGTTGAAAGTGAATACATAGATTTAACAGAGATTGAGGGATATTGGTACCAGTTAGAGGAAGAATTTGGGCAATATGTGCCTACACTAAATATTAGAGAAATGCTCAGGGGCGAACAGTCTATTCCATTAAGCATAGGTGAGCTTTTTAAAAATGTAACATCCTTTTTGTTTCGTGAGGTTGTTGCTAATTTTCGCTTAATGGGGCAGCTAATTATTTTGGCTGTGCTAGCAGCCCTTTTGGAAAACCTAAAAAGTGCATTTGCTCAAGATACTGTGGCAAAGCTAGCACAAGGTGTAGTATTCTTAGTGCTTTTTACCATAGCTATCAACAGCTTTAGACTAGCCTTAGATCTAGGCAGAGGAGTTATAGATAACATGATAGATACCATGCAGGCTTTGATACCTTTGCTTCTTACCCTAATGGCAGGTATGGGATCTGTGACCAGTGTAGCCTTATTTAAGCCCCTAGTGTTTTTGATAGTAAATTTAGGTTCAATTGTAATTAAAAACGTTGTTTTTCCAATGATTTTTTTAGCGACTATTTTATATATGGTGGATAACATCAGTAACTATAAACTTAACAAGTTAGCGGGATTCTTAAAGGACGCCAGTATGTATATTTTGGGATTCACTTTAATCTGTTTCGTTGGTGTTACTGCCATTCAGGGAGTTGGCGCTGCGGTTGTAGATGGTGTAGGGATAAAAACTGGTAAATTTGCAGCCAAGGTATTCATACCAGTGGTGGGGGGATTGTTTGCCGATGCTTTTGAAACTGTGGTAGGCGCCTCTTTGGTTCTTAAATCGGCGGTGTCAGTTTATGGACTAGTATTGGTTCTAATGATATCTATTTTTCCACTAATTAAAATAATTGCCATGACTTTAATATATAGGCTAACAGCAGCAATACTTCAGCCCCTTGGGGATACACCTATAGTTAAAACTTTGGAGACCATGGGCAATTGTCTGACTTTTATGTTTATAGCAGTTTTAGCCTCATCGGTTATGTATTTTATGACCTTGGCTATTATCATGGGGGCGGGCAACATAACACAGATGATTAGGTAG
- the spoIIIAF gene encoding stage III sporulation protein AF, whose translation MDVLNSVVRNLVILVIVMTFLEMLLPENKLRNYAKLIFGLMIIATILNPIIVLLSDLGRIEFTEFVFSGEIEMENEQDIQEAYNEKTLNQYIKNIEDTALGIIKPHTEGYEVQVEAHIDNNFDSADFGKLMYVNIFMTKIHEGVKPIKPVVIGKDNTVEFVEYQDDEEIKKAISDHFQISRSIVNVKVEREEG comes from the coding sequence ATGGATGTTTTAAACAGTGTAGTTAGAAATTTAGTAATTTTAGTTATTGTAATGACTTTTTTAGAAATGTTGTTGCCTGAAAACAAGCTTAGAAATTACGCTAAGCTCATATTTGGCCTTATGATAATTGCAACAATTTTAAACCCTATAATAGTTCTATTAAGTGATTTAGGTAGAATTGAGTTTACAGAATTTGTTTTTTCAGGGGAAATAGAGATGGAAAATGAACAAGATATTCAAGAGGCCTATAATGAAAAGACACTGAATCAATACATAAAAAATATAGAGGATACAGCACTTGGAATAATAAAACCACATACTGAAGGGTATGAAGTACAGGTTGAAGCACATATAGATAATAATTTTGATAGTGCTGATTTTGGGAAGCTTATGTATGTAAATATTTTTATGACCAAAATACATGAAGGAGTCAAACCAATAAAACCAGTGGTAATTGGTAAGGACAATACAGTAGAGTTTGTTGAATACCAAGACGATGAAGAAATTAAAAAAGCTATAAGTGACCATTTCCAGATTTCTAGATCCATAGTAAATGTAAAAGTTGAGAGGGAGGAGGGATAA
- a CDS encoding DUF2273 domain-containing protein, with translation MWQDIKKMVLHNKGKVAGSLVGLLFSLFYIYFGFIKATFIVLCITIGFFVGKRLDDGNDFIQSIKKLLGPRDF, from the coding sequence ATGTGGCAAGATATTAAAAAAATGGTTTTACATAATAAAGGAAAAGTAGCTGGATCACTAGTGGGGCTATTGTTTAGTCTATTTTACATTTACTTTGGTTTCATTAAGGCTACTTTCATAGTTCTATGTATCACGATTGGCTTTTTCGTGGGAAAACGCCTAGATGATGGAAATGATTTCATCCAAAGCATTAAAAAATTATTAGGCCCTCGGGATTTTTAA